A region of Sulfurovum sp. DNA encodes the following proteins:
- a CDS encoding RNA methyltransferase, with amino-acid sequence MKKVSVNTIDHSNIQVYRKLRENAFGTDGSFIADSPNVIKLLLAAGIKAKSIFTTPEYLEKYTHFFTNYNIPIIYIAKKSILEQVVGHRLHHNVMMHALRPKETPLEVLSEHIIMLTEISNADNIGAIARSAAALGVKSYLVPQQGPHPYSRRAVRVSMGHIGKLHYHRYDNIKETLAILKAKGYHIFAAEVTKDSTPLMEVKVPKKWVLLMGHEQLGINDDILKLCNEVVTIEMEEGIKSFNVAIAASIMMYQMKRIAR; translated from the coding sequence ATGAAAAAAGTATCTGTCAATACTATAGACCATTCAAATATACAAGTCTATCGCAAACTTAGAGAAAATGCATTTGGAACAGATGGCTCCTTCATTGCTGACAGTCCCAATGTGATCAAGTTGCTGTTAGCCGCAGGAATTAAAGCCAAGAGTATCTTCACCACACCAGAATATCTTGAAAAATATACTCATTTTTTTACAAACTATAATATTCCTATTATTTATATTGCTAAAAAGTCCATACTTGAACAGGTTGTCGGACACCGCCTTCATCACAACGTCATGATGCATGCTCTTCGCCCTAAAGAGACGCCGCTTGAAGTACTCAGTGAACATATTATTATGCTCACTGAAATCAGTAATGCCGATAATATTGGTGCTATCGCCAGAAGTGCGGCTGCATTAGGAGTCAAAAGCTATCTGGTTCCACAGCAGGGACCACATCCCTATAGTCGCCGTGCCGTACGTGTCAGCATGGGTCACATTGGAAAACTACACTATCACCGTTACGATAATATCAAAGAGACACTCGCAATACTTAAAGCAAAAGGTTATCATATTTTTGCTGCTGAAGTAACTAAGGACTCAACACCACTCATGGAGGTTAAAGTACCTAAAAAATGGGTACTTTTGATGGGGCATGAACAACTTGGAATCAATGATGATATTTTAAAGTTATGCAATGAAGTAGTAACCATAGAAATG
- a CDS encoding TetR/AcrR family transcriptional regulator: MKAIDKKALKRESIIQIALQLFSLNGFHKTTIPDIAQKLNMSVGNLYNYFSSKNILAQEIIKYTSEVLGEKIREINMLDVSAKEKIYPKTIIFL, translated from the coding sequence TTGAAAGCCATAGATAAAAAAGCACTTAAGCGTGAGTCGATTATTCAAATTGCATTGCAACTCTTCTCTCTAAACGGTTTTCATAAAACTACCATCCCTGATATTGCACAAAAGCTTAATATGAGTGTAGGAAATCTCTATAATTACTTTTCCTCTAAAAATATTCTTGCGCAGGAGATTATTAAGTATACTTCTGAAGTACTCGGTGAAAAGATACGCGAGATCAATATGCTTGACGTAAGTGCCAAAGAGAAGATATACCCCAAAACCATCATCTTTTTGTAA
- a CDS encoding helix-turn-helix transcriptional regulator, whose protein sequence is MHGYDEPVYLISVVASMLDIHPQTLRQYEREGLVEPSRTEGRMRLYSQCDIDRMKLILRLTRQMGVNLAGVDIVLQLKEQIDQMQQEIDMLRDELSKVNRNGSVHSSKALVTKNSYDIIIFEE, encoded by the coding sequence ATGCATGGTTATGATGAACCGGTATATCTTATTTCGGTAGTAGCATCAATGTTGGATATTCATCCACAAACACTGAGGCAGTATGAGCGTGAAGGATTAGTCGAACCATCACGTACAGAGGGACGCATGCGTCTTTATTCACAGTGCGATATTGATCGCATGAAGCTTATTTTGCGTCTGACACGACAAATGGGGGTCAATCTTGCTGGTGTGGATATCGTGTTGCAACTTAAGGAGCAGATAGATCAAATGCAACAAGAGATTGATATGCTTCGAGATGAATTAAGCAAGGTCAATCGTAATGGATCGGTACACTCTAGCAAGGCACTAGTAACCAAGAACAGTTATGACATTATTATTTTTGAAGAGTAA
- a CDS encoding DnaJ domain-containing protein, which translates to MSKSLYETLGVSENASADEIKKSYRKLARKYHPDINKDPEAQEKFKEINAAYEVLSDSEKKAQYDQFGDQMFGGQNFHDFARGQGTGVDLDEILRQMFGGGGGGFGGFGGFQTPDLDIHTRITVPFMVSINGGKHHININNQSFDIKIPAGIKHGETLRVRGKGKEHNGHRGDLLIKIEIVNSSEYERKGNDLHKTFDVPLKEALFGGKVEVETPSKEVSLKVPKNTKNGQKFRLKSQGVLDRKTALRGDLYLVANIILPDVDLFDPELKKMCEEKL; encoded by the coding sequence ATGTCAAAAAGTTTATATGAAACATTAGGGGTTAGCGAAAATGCAAGCGCTGATGAGATTAAAAAATCCTATAGAAAACTTGCGAGAAAATACCATCCAGATATCAATAAAGACCCAGAAGCACAAGAGAAATTTAAAGAGATTAATGCTGCTTACGAAGTATTAAGTGATTCCGAGAAGAAGGCACAGTATGATCAGTTTGGTGATCAGATGTTTGGTGGTCAGAACTTCCATGACTTTGCAAGAGGTCAGGGAACTGGTGTAGATCTTGATGAAATTCTACGTCAAATGTTTGGTGGTGGTGGAGGAGGATTTGGAGGATTTGGAGGATTTCAAACCCCAGATTTAGATATACATACTCGTATTACTGTACCGTTTATGGTCTCTATTAATGGAGGTAAGCACCATATCAATATTAATAATCAAAGTTTTGATATTAAAATTCCTGCAGGAATTAAGCATGGTGAGACACTGAGAGTACGTGGAAAGGGAAAAGAGCACAATGGTCACCGTGGTGACTTGCTCATTAAAATAGAGATAGTAAACTCATCTGAGTATGAAAGAAAAGGTAATGATCTCCATAAGACTTTTGATGTACCACTCAAAGAGGCATTGTTTGGTGGAAAGGTAGAGGTGGAGACACCAAGCAAAGAAGTATCGTTAAAGGTACCTAAAAATACCAAAAATGGTCAGAAGTTCAGACTAAAGAGTCAAGGAGTATTAGATAGGAAAACGGCACTTAGGGGAGACCTTTATCTTGTAGCCAACATTATTCTTCCAGATGTAGATTTATTTGACCCTGAGCTAAAAAAGATGTGTGAAGAAAAACTCTAA